A window from Herbaspirillum sp. meg3 encodes these proteins:
- a CDS encoding nitronate monooxygenase family protein — translation MNSIIATRLGLSHPIIQAPMAGVSTPRMAAAASNAGALGSLALGASNAAQAKELLAETRSLTSRPFNVNFFAHRPAQADPARDQAWADHLKPYFNEFGGVLKLPLREIYQSFITDMDMQQLLLDTPPAVISFHFGLPDVSVIDTFKKAGVFIMANATTLNEARVVEAAGVDAIVAQGFEAGGHRGVFDGSDEDEAIGTFALVRMIARQTSLPVIAAGGIMDGQGVAAARMLGADAVQMGTAFLLTEESNASPQYRQSLTSSRAEHTKVTRAISGRGARGIANRIMNEIGAAGSPVPSDYPMAYDAGKQLHALASQRGSHEFAAFWAGQAAPLIRAANTADLIGVLAEEYGAAIAALKNS, via the coding sequence ATGAACAGCATCATCGCAACCCGACTGGGTTTGAGCCATCCCATCATCCAAGCGCCCATGGCAGGCGTATCAACGCCGCGCATGGCAGCGGCGGCATCCAATGCCGGTGCGCTCGGTTCGTTGGCGCTCGGCGCCAGCAATGCCGCTCAGGCGAAGGAGTTGCTGGCGGAAACGCGCAGCCTCACTTCACGTCCGTTCAATGTCAATTTCTTCGCGCATCGTCCGGCACAAGCAGACCCTGCACGCGATCAGGCATGGGCCGATCATCTGAAACCTTACTTCAATGAGTTCGGCGGCGTGTTGAAATTGCCGTTGCGGGAAATCTATCAAAGCTTCATTACCGACATGGACATGCAGCAACTGTTGCTCGATACGCCGCCTGCGGTAATCAGCTTCCATTTCGGCTTGCCTGATGTATCCGTCATCGACACGTTCAAGAAAGCCGGTGTGTTCATCATGGCGAATGCGACGACGCTCAATGAGGCGCGCGTTGTTGAAGCGGCAGGCGTGGATGCCATCGTCGCGCAAGGTTTTGAGGCGGGTGGGCATCGCGGCGTCTTCGACGGCAGTGATGAGGATGAGGCTATCGGCACTTTTGCGCTGGTGCGGATGATCGCGCGACAGACTTCGCTGCCGGTGATTGCCGCAGGCGGCATCATGGACGGCCAGGGCGTCGCCGCGGCACGCATGCTGGGGGCCGATGCCGTACAGATGGGCACGGCCTTCTTGCTGACGGAAGAGTCCAACGCCAGTCCGCAATACCGGCAAAGCCTCACCAGCAGTCGCGCCGAACATACTAAAGTGACACGTGCAATTTCCGGCCGGGGTGCGCGTGGTATCGCCAATCGGATCATGAATGAGATCGGTGCGGCCGGTTCGCCTGTACCGAGTGACTATCCGATGGCTTACGACGCGGGCAAGCAATTGCACGCACTTGCCAGCCAGCGCGGCAGTCACGAGTTCGCTGCATTTTGGGCAGGACAGGCAGCGCCCTTGATTCGCGCCGCCAATACGGCAGACCTCATCGGCGTGCTGGCGGAAGAGTATGGGGCGGCAATAGCAGCATTAAAAAATAGCTGA
- a CDS encoding GNAT family N-acetyltransferase, which yields MTEIRPAQFPADRDAVIELFREYIGSVSVDLGFQDYEAEFAALPGKYAAPDGRLLLAWRGDRIVACVALRKINAEICEMKRVYVRPEARGEQLGRRLVARILQEAQDAGYTRICLDVLPEFAAAQHIYASFDFVETTPFTFNPVPGTKFLGRDL from the coding sequence ATGACAGAAATCCGCCCCGCCCAATTTCCCGCAGACCGCGACGCGGTCATCGAACTCTTTCGCGAATATATCGGCAGCGTCAGCGTCGATCTCGGCTTTCAGGATTACGAAGCCGAGTTTGCCGCGCTGCCAGGAAAATATGCCGCACCGGACGGCAGGCTGCTGCTGGCATGGCGGGGTGACCGTATCGTGGCTTGTGTGGCATTGCGCAAGATCAATGCAGAGATTTGCGAGATGAAGCGTGTGTATGTGCGCCCCGAGGCGCGTGGCGAGCAACTTGGCCGCCGTCTGGTTGCACGCATCTTGCAGGAGGCGCAAGACGCAGGCTATACGCGCATCTGCCTTGACGTGCTACCCGAGTTTGCTGCCGCGCAGCACATCTATGCGTCGTTCGATTTTGTCGAAACCACGCCATTCACCTTCAATCCGGTACCGGGAACAAAGTTTCTGGGACGTGACCTGTAG
- a CDS encoding methyl-accepting chemotaxis protein has translation MNLSKLKVASRLYIGFGLVLALLIGIALFSFTRMAVLNNNINFLVNDRYAKIALVDTVTNNVNLVARVVRNIALSDDEATSKQELARIVKARAENDATLKKLGDTIVTPQGKELMAALQRTSADYYAEQQNLLNLLTQNKLDEAKKLLFGAIRLKQSAMFDALKAMSDYQHAAMDKTVADSQDTYRHTTMLLFAVSAAAFILSLIAALLITRSIIRQLGGEPDYAMAIASDIANGNLATSITLRQGDQTSLMASIRVMRNRLAEIVGHVRTGTDTIATASNQIAMGNLDLSTRTEQQASSLEETASAMEELTSTVKQNADNARQANQLAASASEVAIAGGNVVGKVVETMGTIHESSKKIVDIISVIDGIAFQTNILALNAAVEAARAGEQGRGFAVVASEVRGLAQRSAAAAKEIKALIDSSVAQVDAGSRLVEQAGTTMTDVVNSVKRVTDIVGEISSASEEQSDGIEQINLAITQMDEVTQKNAALVEEAAAAAQSMQHQAGSLLEVVSIFKLGAEQNAAPKLTHQQRTVDITPASRLPVPVVAKSVIKSSTKPVAIAQDSDASWEQF, from the coding sequence ATGAATTTATCCAAATTAAAAGTCGCCAGCCGTTTGTATATCGGATTCGGTCTTGTCCTGGCGTTATTGATCGGCATCGCCCTCTTCAGTTTCACACGCATGGCTGTGCTCAACAACAACATCAACTTTCTGGTGAACGATCGCTACGCCAAAATCGCGCTGGTGGACACTGTCACCAATAACGTCAATCTCGTGGCGCGGGTTGTTCGGAATATCGCGTTGTCCGACGATGAAGCAACTTCAAAACAGGAACTTGCGCGCATCGTCAAAGCGCGCGCAGAGAATGACGCGACGCTGAAAAAACTTGGAGACACCATCGTCACGCCGCAAGGCAAGGAACTGATGGCTGCACTTCAACGCACGAGCGCCGACTACTATGCAGAGCAGCAGAATCTCTTGAATCTGCTGACGCAAAACAAGCTGGATGAAGCGAAGAAGTTGTTGTTCGGCGCCATACGTCTGAAGCAGAGCGCGATGTTTGACGCGCTGAAAGCGATGTCCGACTATCAGCACGCCGCCATGGATAAAACCGTCGCCGACAGTCAGGACACATATCGTCACACGACGATGTTGTTGTTTGCGGTGAGTGCTGCAGCATTCATTCTGAGCCTGATCGCTGCCTTGCTCATCACGCGCAGCATCATTCGCCAGCTCGGTGGTGAACCAGACTATGCGATGGCAATTGCCAGCGACATCGCCAACGGCAATCTGGCGACATCGATCACGTTGCGCCAGGGGGACCAGACCAGCTTGATGGCATCCATCCGGGTCATGCGCAATCGCCTCGCGGAAATCGTCGGCCATGTGCGCACCGGCACCGATACCATTGCCACCGCTTCCAACCAGATCGCCATGGGCAATCTGGATCTGTCGACACGCACCGAGCAGCAGGCCAGTTCGCTGGAAGAAACCGCCTCCGCGATGGAAGAATTGACATCCACGGTGAAGCAGAACGCCGATAACGCGCGTCAGGCCAACCAGCTGGCGGCTTCTGCATCCGAGGTGGCGATCGCCGGCGGCAACGTGGTCGGCAAGGTGGTGGAAACCATGGGCACGATCCACGAATCGTCAAAGAAGATTGTCGACATCATCAGCGTGATCGATGGCATCGCATTCCAGACCAATATCCTGGCATTGAATGCTGCAGTGGAAGCAGCGCGTGCAGGCGAGCAGGGACGCGGCTTTGCAGTCGTCGCTTCCGAAGTGCGCGGACTGGCGCAACGTTCCGCTGCAGCAGCGAAGGAAATCAAGGCATTGATCGACAGCTCGGTAGCGCAGGTCGATGCCGGCAGCCGACTGGTCGAGCAGGCCGGCACCACCATGACCGATGTCGTCAACAGCGTCAAGCGCGTGACCGACATCGTTGGGGAAATCAGTTCAGCCAGCGAAGAGCAAAGCGACGGCATCGAGCAGATCAACCTCGCCATTACGCAGATGGATGAAGTGACGCAAAAGAATGCTGCGCTGGTGGAGGAAGCAGCCGCGGCTGCGCAATCGATGCAGCATCAGGCCGGGAGTTTGCTGGAAGTTGTCAGCATCTTCAAGCTCGGTGCTGAACAGAATGCGGCGCCGAAGTTGACGCATCAACAACGGACTGTGGATATTACTCCGGCGTCTAGGCTGCCTGTACCGGTGGTTGCCAAATCGGTCATTAAATCCTCCACTAAGCCGGTAGCCATTGCGCAGGACAGCGACGCGTCTTGGGAACAATTCTGA
- a CDS encoding response regulator transcription factor has product MNMAMPAPIRIYIADDHTIVRDGLAVMLQVHSDIKVVGSGSDGRQAVKEVASLRPDIVIMDIAMPNLNGIEATLLLKDEAPGVKTIMLSMYATKEHIFRALQAGARGYLLKNSAGSELVNAIRVVQSGQRYLSQKIADTVVDDYLLDHRVTGPLDALSAREREVLQLVAEGHSSAQVAAMLSLSPKSIETYRSRLMQKIGVSDLPSLVKFSIHHGLISLE; this is encoded by the coding sequence ATGAACATGGCAATGCCCGCGCCCATCCGCATCTACATCGCCGATGACCACACCATCGTCAGAGATGGTCTGGCGGTGATGCTGCAGGTGCATAGCGATATCAAGGTGGTCGGATCCGGCAGCGACGGCAGACAAGCAGTGAAAGAAGTCGCAAGTCTTCGCCCTGACATTGTGATCATGGATATTGCCATGCCCAATCTGAACGGGATCGAAGCAACCCTGCTGCTGAAAGATGAAGCGCCGGGCGTGAAGACCATCATGCTATCGATGTACGCGACGAAGGAACATATCTTCCGTGCGCTGCAGGCTGGCGCACGAGGTTACCTGCTGAAAAATTCCGCCGGCTCGGAACTGGTCAACGCCATCCGCGTAGTGCAGTCCGGCCAACGTTATCTGAGTCAAAAAATTGCCGACACGGTAGTGGACGATTACCTTCTCGATCACCGTGTCACCGGACCACTGGATGCGTTGAGTGCGCGAGAGCGGGAAGTTCTGCAACTGGTGGCGGAAGGACATTCCAGTGCACAAGTGGCGGCGATGTTGTCGCTGTCACCCAAATCCATTGAAACCTATCGCAGCCGGCTGATGCAAAAGATCGGCGTCAGTGACTTGCCCAGCCTGGTCAAGTTCTCCATTCATCATGGATTGATTTCACTGGAATAG
- a CDS encoding PAS domain-containing protein, with translation MQHEDGTVFDCNGVAEHILECPKEAMADMVALLRHRKTMKSDGTAFDETEYPMVIAGASLQPVSNVMMGMTRLDGRFCWLEVSASPIMVNRGKDFIGVVTFLREITERREAEEALEKRHHELEKGIFKRTAQLEFTLGQLKLAVSASNTGLWNWNLRTDQFYFSPEWKRQIGYADHEIGDTMDELVSRIHVDDRERAVTATESYLEAPKESLEIEYRMRHRDGCFRWILSRSMAMLDENDKAIFLQGSHVDITERKQSEENLLALTRELRDVSRELARVEEAERRRFAQELHDTIGSALAALSINMTIMSGEIAGEGSSGMEARLKDSIVLLDDTTDAVRRLMAELRPPVLDDYGLEAALRWQCELFAERCGFQFTVDVYGIADRLEPELEISLFRIAQGAITNIAKHARATNVEVMLNILQSSVTMTIMDDGVGFVPNVHRDQKSKPTWGLVSMRERAQALGGNLKIISEPHKGTCVEVVVELSS, from the coding sequence ATGCAGCACGAAGATGGGACGGTATTCGATTGCAACGGCGTCGCGGAGCATATCCTTGAATGCCCGAAAGAAGCCATGGCCGATATGGTCGCCCTGCTGCGCCATCGGAAAACCATGAAGAGCGATGGTACGGCCTTCGACGAAACGGAGTATCCAATGGTCATTGCCGGCGCGTCATTGCAGCCGGTCAGCAATGTCATGATGGGCATGACGCGTCTGGATGGCCGCTTCTGCTGGCTCGAGGTCAGCGCCAGCCCGATCATGGTCAATCGCGGCAAGGATTTTATCGGCGTCGTCACCTTTCTGCGAGAAATCACCGAGCGCAGGGAAGCGGAAGAAGCGCTGGAAAAACGCCACCACGAACTCGAAAAAGGCATCTTCAAACGCACCGCCCAGCTGGAGTTTACGCTGGGCCAGTTGAAGCTTGCGGTAAGTGCGTCCAATACAGGATTGTGGAACTGGAATCTGCGCACCGATCAGTTCTACTTCTCGCCGGAATGGAAACGCCAGATCGGCTATGCCGACCACGAAATCGGCGACACCATGGACGAGCTGGTGTCGCGCATCCACGTCGACGACCGGGAGCGCGCCGTGACGGCGACCGAGTCTTATCTTGAGGCACCCAAGGAGTCGTTGGAAATCGAATATCGCATGCGCCATCGCGACGGCTGCTTCCGCTGGATCTTGTCGCGCTCGATGGCGATGCTGGATGAAAACGACAAGGCGATTTTTCTGCAGGGTTCGCATGTCGACATCACCGAACGAAAACAGTCTGAAGAAAATCTGCTGGCGCTGACCCGCGAACTGCGTGATGTCTCGCGCGAGCTGGCGAGAGTGGAAGAAGCCGAACGGCGCCGGTTCGCGCAGGAGCTGCACGACACCATCGGGTCGGCGTTGGCGGCACTCAGCATCAATATGACCATCATGAGCGGCGAGATCGCCGGTGAAGGTTCGTCCGGCATGGAAGCGCGGCTGAAGGATTCCATCGTGCTGCTCGATGACACCACCGATGCCGTACGACGCCTGATGGCAGAATTACGGCCGCCGGTGCTGGATGATTACGGTCTCGAAGCTGCGTTGCGCTGGCAGTGCGAATTGTTTGCCGAGCGCTGCGGATTTCAGTTCACGGTGGATGTCTACGGCATTGCCGATCGCCTGGAGCCGGAGCTGGAAATCTCACTGTTTCGCATCGCCCAGGGCGCCATCACCAACATCGCCAAGCACGCACGGGCAACCAATGTCGAAGTGATGCTCAACATCCTGCAGAGTTCGGTCACGATGACCATCATGGATGACGGCGTCGGCTTTGTGCCGAACGTACATCGCGATCAGAAGTCGAAACCGACCTGGGGATTGGTGTCCATGCGCGAACGTGCGCAGGCGCTGGGCGGCAATCTTAAAATCATTTCCGAGCCCCACAAAGGCACCTGCGTTGAAGTCGTCGTGGAGCTTTCATCATGA